The proteins below come from a single Anguilla rostrata isolate EN2019 chromosome 3, ASM1855537v3, whole genome shotgun sequence genomic window:
- the LOC135251559 gene encoding uncharacterized protein LOC135251559 isoform X1 — protein sequence MCWLLRTALFANLYHGSEIILECTVMRIETWVRCWLDHAEPTDKSRWERVSELQFQQGGLMLTPYPFLLTLYLETHDGLHAHTAKQSGAWTPVRAAEQGALPLPPSLTCQHKRSRTEQPPGGSPTQRRCGGARPPPERTTGAETMAGDRRVCLPAKRRPAVSTHHAPTALRPVTAAHDHRLTHRRTQVPGHLAAVNTAPVSSAVIQTEGWEEGGAESEGEGLTRTAEQGEPEGPAPSDSETGQPGVLTSFARKLFPFSLFVRSWRK from the exons ATGTGTTGGTTATTAAGAACAGCCTTGTTTGCTAATCTTTATCATGGCTCTGAAATCATCTTGGAGTGTACTGTAATGCGTATTGAAACGTGGGTGAGATGTTGGCTTGACCATGCTGAACCAACAGACAAGAGCAGGTGGGAAAGGGTCTCTGAGCTACAGTTCCAGCAGGGTGGGCTGATGCTGACGCCCTACCCTTTCCTCCTCACACTCTACCTGGAAACCCACGATGGCCTGCATGCGCACACAG CTAAGCAGTCCGGGGCCTGGACACCG GTGAGAGCAGCAGAACAGGGTGCACTTCCTCTGCCTCCGAGCCTCACCTGTCAGCACAAGCGCAGTAGGACTGAGCAGCCACCAGGGGGCTCTCCAACTCAGCGCAGATG cgGGGGCGCCCGGCCGCCCCCAGAGAGGACCACTGGAGCCGAAACGATGGCTGGAGACAGGAGGGTGTGTCTCCCCGCCAAACGAAGGCCCGCGGTGTCTACCCATCATGCCCCGACAGCGCTCCGCCCTGTTACTGCCGCGCATGACCACCGCCTGACACACAGGCGCACTCAG GTTCCAGGACATTTAGCAGCGGTTAACACCGCCCCAG TCAGCAGTGCTGTGATACAGACAGAAGGGTgggaggaaggaggggctgagagtgaaggggaggggcttaccaGGACTGCAGAGCAGGGTGAACCTGAAGGACCCGCCCCCAGTGACTCCGAGACAGGCCAGCCAGGTGTTCTTACCAGCTTTGCCAG GAAActgtttcccttctccctgtTCGTTAGAAGCTGGAGGAAATAG
- the LOC135251559 gene encoding uncharacterized protein LOC135251559 isoform X2, which yields MCWLLRTALFANLYHGSEIILECTVMRIETWVRCWLDHAEPTDKSRWERVSELQFQQGGLMLTPYPFLLTLYLETHDGLHAHTAKQSGAWTPVRAAEQGALPLPPSLTCQHKRSRTEQPPGGSPTQRRCGGARPPPERTTGAETMAGDRRVCLPAKRRPAVSTHHAPTALRPVTAAHDHRLTHRRTQVPGHLAAVNTAPGNCFPSPCSLEAGGNRGSTFSLVLLFQCDHFPKL from the exons ATGTGTTGGTTATTAAGAACAGCCTTGTTTGCTAATCTTTATCATGGCTCTGAAATCATCTTGGAGTGTACTGTAATGCGTATTGAAACGTGGGTGAGATGTTGGCTTGACCATGCTGAACCAACAGACAAGAGCAGGTGGGAAAGGGTCTCTGAGCTACAGTTCCAGCAGGGTGGGCTGATGCTGACGCCCTACCCTTTCCTCCTCACACTCTACCTGGAAACCCACGATGGCCTGCATGCGCACACAG CTAAGCAGTCCGGGGCCTGGACACCG GTGAGAGCAGCAGAACAGGGTGCACTTCCTCTGCCTCCGAGCCTCACCTGTCAGCACAAGCGCAGTAGGACTGAGCAGCCACCAGGGGGCTCTCCAACTCAGCGCAGATG cgGGGGCGCCCGGCCGCCCCCAGAGAGGACCACTGGAGCCGAAACGATGGCTGGAGACAGGAGGGTGTGTCTCCCCGCCAAACGAAGGCCCGCGGTGTCTACCCATCATGCCCCGACAGCGCTCCGCCCTGTTACTGCCGCGCATGACCACCGCCTGACACACAGGCGCACTCAG GTTCCAGGACATTTAGCAGCGGTTAACACCGCCCCAG GAAActgtttcccttctccctgtTCGTTAGAAGCTGGAGGAAATAGAGGGAGCACTTTTTCGCTTGTTTTACTGTTCCAGTGTGACCATTTTCCtaaattataa